The Larimichthys crocea isolate SSNF chromosome XI, L_crocea_2.0, whole genome shotgun sequence genome has a segment encoding these proteins:
- the mtfr2 gene encoding mitochondrial fission regulator 2 — protein sequence MSLVDDILDVLRMVLEYFGVPPDMLVPVWDSQLCGQYRSIVRMIGTNLPLAPTPRVHFQVPLLTYRPHVYVDVTADTPAIPSFADVLWVFEDEGESFAKTRNHLPPKKQSTVNRDMLRYPRATLNQAPKGGRPVKQATDPEALKKITVLESELLKLRAQIAMIVTAAPASGLTEAQNAPGSPLMSPPAHTSTPRCAAPPPPPPPPPPPPCSSSAPETSSILELIRQRRKNGKDLDEGQLKPQDSKGIPSMLDVLKDLNQVKLRSVERSPGGTPIRRRRSKGGAALLSDPAALIAEALKRKFAQHRHNNSSDKENSLDLSPFGSPETPKVPLHFRRSQGRLHL from the exons ATGTCTTTAGTAGATGATATCCTGGACGTGCTGCGCATGGTCCTGGAGTACTTTGGAGTGCCTCCAGACAtg CTTGTTCCAGTGTGGGACAGTCAGTTGTGCGGTCAGTACCGCAGCATTGTGCGGATGATTGGGACCAACCTCCCTCTGGCTCCTACACCACGTGTCCACTTTCAG GTCCCTCTACTCACCTATAGGCCCCATGTTTATGTCGACGTCACCGCGGATACGCCTGCCATCCCCTCATTTGCTGACGTCCTGTGGGTGTTTGAGGATGAGGGCGAGAGCTTTGCCAAGACCag GAACCACCTGCCCCCGAAGAAGCAAAGTACTGTAAACCGGGATATGCTGAGATACCCTCGAGCGACCCTGAATCAAGCTCCGAAAGGAGGAAGACCTGTAAAGCAAGCAACTGATCCGGAAGCCCTGAAGAAGATCACAGTGCTGGAAAGCGAGCTGCTCAAACTGCGAGCTCAGATAGCCATGATTGTTACTGCCGCCCCAGCCTCAG GTCTGACCGAGGCCCAGAATGCACCAGGCTCGCCTTTGAtgtctcctccagctcacaCCTCCACGCCACGCTGTGCTgctcccccacctccaccacccccacctccacctcccccctGCTCCAGCTCCGCCCCTGAGACTTCGTCCATATTAGAGCTGATACGCCAGCGCAGGAAGAATGGGAAAGATCTTGATGAGGGGCAGCTCAAACCCCAGGACTCTAAAGGAATCCCATCGATGCTGGATGTTCTTAAGGACTTAAATCAAGTTAAATTGCGTTCAGTTGAGAG ATCACCAGGAGGCACACCAATCAGACGGAGACGCAGTAAAGGAGGTGCAGCATTGCTTAGCGACCCAGCTGCTCTTATTGCTGAAGCACTAAAGCGAAAGTTTGCACAGCATCGCCATAACAATTCCTCTGACAAAGAGAATTCTCTAGATCTGTCACCATTCGGCAGTCCAGAAACACCTAAG GTTCCTCTTCATTTCAGACGCAGTCAGGGTCGCCTACACCTCTGA